The Carassius carassius chromosome 34, fCarCar2.1, whole genome shotgun sequence genome has a segment encoding these proteins:
- the LOC132114967 gene encoding paxillin-like isoform X2, with translation MDDLDALLADLESSTAHISKCPVFLPEETPYSYPTGGHLFQDESPHPPLPPPPSAEALNGSLSPQQDSQHSSQQSLGSGHKSTLSRDSSPPASHTEEDHVYSFPNKQKRSDSSATAMTSALGSNLSELDRLLLELNAVQQNAPSYSTTEDAAPPLPPCSVAHYIQENGAHPGITLTPAAQDKPQRNGTKETEDGRSTVESLLNDLESSVPSQTPNPCALTRELTDGQVDTAFEQQGRISATSATRELDELMACLSDFKIMSQGKGPQPQVNKLDNMLGSLQSDLHKLGVQTVAKGVCGACCKPIVGQVVTAMGRTWHPEHFVCTHCQEEIGSRNFFEREGQPYCERDYHHLFSPRCFYCNGPILDKVVTALDQTWHPEHFFCAQCGAFFGPEGFHEKDGKAYCRKDYFDLFAPKCGGCARAILENYISALSALWHPECFVCRECFTPFINGSFFEHDGQPYCEVHYHARRGSLCSGCQKPITGRCITAMGKKFHPEHFVCAFCLKQLNKGTFKEQNDKPYCQGCFIKLFS, from the exons atgCATTGCTTGCGGATCTTGAGTCTTCCACAGCCCATATCTCCAAGTGCCCAGTGTTTCTACCCGAGGAGACGCCATATTCCTATCCCACTGGTGGACACCTTTTCCAGGATGAATCTCCTCATCCGCCCCTGCCCCCTCCTCCCTCAGCTGAGGCCCTGAACGGGTCGCTGTCCCCGCAGCAGGACTCCCAACACTCCTCACAACAG TCTCTGGGCTCTGGTCATAAAAGCACGTTGTCTCGGGACAGCAGTCCACCAGCCTCGCATACAGAAGAAGACCACGTTTATAG TTTTCCTAACAAGCAGAAGCGTTCAGACTCTTCGGCCACAGCTATGACTTCTGCTCTGGGCAGCAACTTGTCTGAACTGGACCGCCTTCTTCTGGAACTCAATGCTGTACAGCAAAATGCCCCATCTTACTCCACAACAG AAGATGCTGCACCTCCATTGCCGCCCTGCAGTGTTGCCCACTATATCCAGGAAAATGGAGCCCACCCAGGCATCACACTGACACCGGCAGCCCAGGACAAGCCTCAGAGGAATGGTACGAAGGAGACAGAAGATGGCCGTTCCACTGTAGAAAGTCTCCTTAATGATTTGGAGAGCTCTGTGCCTTCCCAAAC GCCAAACCCCTGTGCTCTGACGAGAGAATTGACGGACGGACAGGTGGACACAGCTTTCGAGCAGCAGGGCAGAATATCAGCAACCTCCGCTACACGAGAACTAGATGAGCTCATGGCCTGCCTGTCAGATTTTAAG ATTATGTCCCAGGGAAAGGGTCCGCAACCACAGGTTAATAAACTGGACAACATGCTGGGCAGTCTTCAGTCTGACCTCCACAAGCTGGGAGTGCAGACAGTTGCTAAGGGAGTGTGTGGCGCCTGCTGCAAACCCATTGTTGGCCAG GTGGTAACTGCCATGGGGCGCACATGGCATCCAGAGCATTTTGTGTGCACACACTGCCAGGAGGAGATTGGTTCCAGAAACTTCTTTGAGAGGGAAGGACAGCCATACTGCGAGAGAGATTACCATCATTTATTCTCTCCGCGCTGCTTCTACTGTAACGGACCCATACTGGAT AAAGTGGTGACAGCGTTAGATCAAACATGGCATCCTGAGCACTTTTTCTGTGCTCAGTGTGGTGCGTTCTTTGGtcctgaag gatttcaTGAGAAGGATGGAAAGGCGTACTGTCGTAAAGACTACTTCGACCTCTTTGCTCCTAAATGTGGAGGCTGCGCTCGTGCCATCCTGGAGAATTACATCTCTGCCCTGAGTGCCCTCTGGCATCCTGAGTGTTTTGTTTGCAGG gagtgCTTCACACCCTTCATCAATGGCAGTTTCTTCGAGCACGACGGTCAGCCGTACTGTGAGGTTCATTATCACGCCCGCCGCGGGTCACTGTGTTCCGGCTGTCAGAAACCCATCACGGGCCGCTGCATCACAGCCATGGGCAAGAAGTTTCATCCTGAGCATTTTGTCTGTGCCTTCTGCCTCAAGCAGCTCAATAAGGGCACCTTCAAAGAGCAGAACGACAAGCCTTACTGCCAGGGCTGCTTCATCAAGCTCTTCAGCTAG
- the LOC132114967 gene encoding uncharacterized protein LOC132114967 isoform X1, which translates to MDDLDALLADLESSTAHISKCPVFLPEETPYSYPTGGHLFQDESPHPPLPPPPSAEALNGSLSPQQDSQHSSQQSLGSGHKSTLSRDSSPPASHTEEDHVYSFPNKQKRSDSSATAMTSALGSNLSELDRLLLELNAVQQNAPSYSTTEDAAPPLPPCSVAHYIQENGAHPGITLTPAAQDKPQRNGTKETEDGRSTVESLLNDLESSVPSQTPNPCALTRELTDGQVDTAFEQQGRISATSATRELDELMACLSDFKPSSLGSLNSELMFEQTTTVAEIHPPPTTAVSKSLSPNFTQYYPSLSPLSNFELHIVEYSGEPGAAPQPSSVVPKPYSQLSPPVPSSPRFSPVPDLGLDSSIEVSASLLSSQVESLVVLSQTIATTSTSGGGDICSIRERSPCAKLPNTGLKSYSPIIKSPSPTSAPAVSRTNERVSPLLTPASIHLYLCSSEAKPMSPVPSLPRSPLPAVSESPSRSLPKAVSTPLILSSSSSVVVPKSPSPKPLPGQSDSTVSLKPLPPTWLKSATYEPSLDDALDNLLAMSFSRPENETPITASTASQLASEVYDETIVAADRSNIDPDTHTESEVGDGLLEDQSDCRSDLDWADIELKMAYEGPDGSLTPMTEASFMDDSLTPSSCPGTPDAQMDIPMLHMAGTIDRISASGHIKSVIRRTKEIQNVHPMYRDGLIRGKMGPLIFHKSNSQDRLIEELQGKLGIAHKDRPKKQQPDDWLTEGVIVMSNPKRLREDHNREVDKIIIPPESPLPQRKVIPPPQSPPIARPPPPAEEPKRPPLVRLAPVPVPPPPPPAPSPPLRELTPPPQPTPPPVPSKPPTPEPVEVPAPFPKPNPAPHPTPTPPLSPVAPPKVLVSVGCQTEYDPLFPPLQIMSQGKGPQPQVNKLDNMLGSLQSDLHKLGVQTVAKGVCGACCKPIVGQVVTAMGRTWHPEHFVCTHCQEEIGSRNFFEREGQPYCERDYHHLFSPRCFYCNGPILDKVVTALDQTWHPEHFFCAQCGAFFGPEGFHEKDGKAYCRKDYFDLFAPKCGGCARAILENYISALSALWHPECFVCRECFTPFINGSFFEHDGQPYCEVHYHARRGSLCSGCQKPITGRCITAMGKKFHPEHFVCAFCLKQLNKGTFKEQNDKPYCQGCFIKLFS; encoded by the exons atgCATTGCTTGCGGATCTTGAGTCTTCCACAGCCCATATCTCCAAGTGCCCAGTGTTTCTACCCGAGGAGACGCCATATTCCTATCCCACTGGTGGACACCTTTTCCAGGATGAATCTCCTCATCCGCCCCTGCCCCCTCCTCCCTCAGCTGAGGCCCTGAACGGGTCGCTGTCCCCGCAGCAGGACTCCCAACACTCCTCACAACAG TCTCTGGGCTCTGGTCATAAAAGCACGTTGTCTCGGGACAGCAGTCCACCAGCCTCGCATACAGAAGAAGACCACGTTTATAG TTTTCCTAACAAGCAGAAGCGTTCAGACTCTTCGGCCACAGCTATGACTTCTGCTCTGGGCAGCAACTTGTCTGAACTGGACCGCCTTCTTCTGGAACTCAATGCTGTACAGCAAAATGCCCCATCTTACTCCACAACAG AAGATGCTGCACCTCCATTGCCGCCCTGCAGTGTTGCCCACTATATCCAGGAAAATGGAGCCCACCCAGGCATCACACTGACACCGGCAGCCCAGGACAAGCCTCAGAGGAATGGTACGAAGGAGACAGAAGATGGCCGTTCCACTGTAGAAAGTCTCCTTAATGATTTGGAGAGCTCTGTGCCTTCCCAAAC GCCAAACCCCTGTGCTCTGACGAGAGAATTGACGGACGGACAGGTGGACACAGCTTTCGAGCAGCAGGGCAGAATATCAGCAACCTCCGCTACACGAGAACTAGATGAGCTCATGGCCTGCCTGTCAGATTTTAAG CCAAGTTCACTGGGTTCCCTGAACTCTGAGTTAATGTTTGAGCAAACTACTACAGTTGCTGAAATCCACCCTCCCCCTACAACTGCCGTGTCCAAATCCCTGTCCCCTAATTTTACCCAATATTATCCAAGTCTCTCCCCTCTTTCAAACTTTGAACTGCACATTGTGGAGTATTCCGGTGAACCGGGGGCTGCACCTCAACCATCGAGTGTTGTCCCAAAGCCTTACTCTCAACTGTCTCCACCTGTACCATCCAGTCCTCGTTTTTCTCCAGTACCTGACCTGGGCTTGGATTCTTCCATTGAGGTTTCTGCTTCCCTGCTCTCCTCCCAGGTGGAGTCTCTAGTGGTTCTGTCTCAGACTATAGCCACGACTTCCACATCTGGAGGTGGGGACATTTGTAGTATCAGAGAGAGAAGTCCTTGTGCCAAATTGCCAAACACTGGGCTGAAGTCCTATTCACCTATCATCAAGTCTCCTAGCCCAACAAGTGCCCCAGCGGTCAGCAGAACCAATGAAAGAGTTAGTCCATTGTTGACACCAGCATCTATTCATCTGTATCTCTGTAGCTCTGAAGCAAAACCTATGAGTCCAGTGCCATCTCTTCCCAGATCTCCTCTTCCTGCAGTCTCTGAATCACCATCTCGGTCTCTTCCCAAAGCTGTTTCAACCCCTCTTATCCTGTCCTCTTCTTCATCTGTAGTGGTTCCCAAGTCCCCAAGCCCAAAACCATTACCGGGACAGTCTGATTCAACTGTTTCTCTCAAACCCCTTCCTCCCACTTGGCTTAAATCAGCAACCTATGAGCCATCTCTTGATGATGCCTTGGATAACCTTCTTGCCATGAGCTTCAGCAGGCCTGAGAACGAGACTCCAATCACAGCATCAACTGCCTCACAGCTTGCTTCAGAAGTTTATGACGAGACAATAGTTGCAGCAGATCGCAGCAACATTGATcctgacactcacacagagaGTGAAGTTGGGGATGGCCTCTTGGAGGATCAGTCGGACTGCAGGAGTGATCTTGACTGGGCTGACATTGAACTGAAGATGGCCTATGAAGGACCTGATGGCTCCTTGACCCCCATGACTGAGGCAAGCTTTATGGATGACTCCCTCACTCCGTCATCTTGCCCTGGAACCCCAGATGCCCAGATGGACATTCCCATGCTCCATATGGCTGGCACGATAGACAGGATCTCAGCCTCTGGACAC ATCAAATCAGTTATTAGACGTACCAAGGAGATTCAAAACGTCCACCCCATGTACCGAGATGGCCTGATACGTGGGAAGATGGGCCCCCTGATTTTCCACAAGAGCAACTCCCAGGACCGGCTCATTGAGGAACTGCAAGGCAAGCTGGGAATTGCCCATAAGGATCGTCCAAAAAAGCAGCAGCCAGATGATTGGCTCACAGAAGGCGTCATTGTCATGTCCAACCCCAAGCGCTTACGGGAAGACCACAACAGGGAGGTGGATAAG ATAATCATACCTCCTGAGTCTCCTCTTCCACAGAGGAAGGTGATTCCACCTCCCCAGTCTCCCCCGATCGCTCGCCCCCCTCCCCCTGCTGAAGAACCAAAGCGCCCCCCTCTGGTCAGATTAGCTCCTGTCCCTGTACCTCCACCCCCACCACCTGCCCCCTCTCCACCTCTAAGAGAACTCACGCCTCCTCCCCAGCCAACACCACCTCCAGTTCCATCCAAGCCCCCGACCCCTGAACCTGTGGAGGTTCCAGCTCCTTTCCCAAAGCCCAACCCTGCACCCCACCCCACACCCACCCCACCACTTTCCCCTGTGGCCCCACCCAAAGTGCTGGTGTCAGTTGGCTGCCAGACGGAGTATGACCCGCTCTTCCCTCCACTGCAG ATTATGTCCCAGGGAAAGGGTCCGCAACCACAGGTTAATAAACTGGACAACATGCTGGGCAGTCTTCAGTCTGACCTCCACAAGCTGGGAGTGCAGACAGTTGCTAAGGGAGTGTGTGGCGCCTGCTGCAAACCCATTGTTGGCCAG GTGGTAACTGCCATGGGGCGCACATGGCATCCAGAGCATTTTGTGTGCACACACTGCCAGGAGGAGATTGGTTCCAGAAACTTCTTTGAGAGGGAAGGACAGCCATACTGCGAGAGAGATTACCATCATTTATTCTCTCCGCGCTGCTTCTACTGTAACGGACCCATACTGGAT AAAGTGGTGACAGCGTTAGATCAAACATGGCATCCTGAGCACTTTTTCTGTGCTCAGTGTGGTGCGTTCTTTGGtcctgaag gatttcaTGAGAAGGATGGAAAGGCGTACTGTCGTAAAGACTACTTCGACCTCTTTGCTCCTAAATGTGGAGGCTGCGCTCGTGCCATCCTGGAGAATTACATCTCTGCCCTGAGTGCCCTCTGGCATCCTGAGTGTTTTGTTTGCAGG gagtgCTTCACACCCTTCATCAATGGCAGTTTCTTCGAGCACGACGGTCAGCCGTACTGTGAGGTTCATTATCACGCCCGCCGCGGGTCACTGTGTTCCGGCTGTCAGAAACCCATCACGGGCCGCTGCATCACAGCCATGGGCAAGAAGTTTCATCCTGAGCATTTTGTCTGTGCCTTCTGCCTCAAGCAGCTCAATAAGGGCACCTTCAAAGAGCAGAACGACAAGCCTTACTGCCAGGGCTGCTTCATCAAGCTCTTCAGCTAG